The sequence below is a genomic window from bacterium 336/3.
TATAAACCAATGCAACGGCTGTAGCTGTAATGCCTTCTTTTCTGCCTACAAAACCTAAAGTTTCTGAGGTAGTGGCTTTTATGGACACATCTTCGGGTTCTACTTTCATGATTTTAGCCAAAATTTCTTGCATTTGAGGAATAAAAGGATTGATTTTAGGAGCTTCTAAACAAATCATGGCATCTACATTACCTACTGCATAACCTTTTTCTTCAATTTTAACCATTACTTCAGCAAGTAGTTTTTTACTATCAATACCTTTGTATTTAGGGTCTTTGTTAGAAAAATGGTAACCTATGTCTCTTAAAGCCAAAGCTCCCAAAAGGGCATCACAAATGGCGTGAATGAGTACATCAGCATCCGAATGCCCAACAGCTCCATGTGTATGTTCTATTTGTATTCCACCAAGCCAAAAAGGATGATTTTTAGCCAATTGATGAACATCGTAACCTTGTCCAATTCTAAATTTCATTGAAAATATGTTTAAATAAAAGGGCGAATGATTAGTTCGC
It includes:
- a CDS encoding 2-C-methyl-D-erythritol 2,4-cyclodiphosphate synthase is translated as MKFRIGQGYDVHQLAKNHPFWLGGIQIEHTHGAVGHSDADVLIHAICDALLGALALRDIGYHFSNKDPKYKGIDSKKLLAEVMVKIEEKGYAVGNVDAMICLEAPKINPFIPQMQEILAKIMKVEPEDVSIKATTSETLGFVGRKEGITATAVALVYKKD